The genomic window CGCTGCACGACGGAGCCATGTTCTTCGAGGGTCGTTTGGAGGAGATGGTCCGTCTGGGACTGCTGGAGGCATGCGATGCGATTTCCTTCCACCGATACCTGTATCTCCACCCGTACCCGACGAGCGAACCGGAGAATTGGGTGGAGTGGATGGACCGGGTGGCTGCGATGCTCCGTGAGCACCACGACGGGAAGGACGTGCCGATCTATCTGACCGAGGTGGGTTGGCCGACGCACTTGGGGCCGAACGGTTCGACGCAGGAGCGGTCCGCGACGTACCTGGCCAGGTTCTATCTTCTGGCCCGGACGATACCGACGCTTCGGGGTGTCTGGTGGTACGACTTCCAGGACGACGGCTGGAATCCAGTGGCGCACGAGGATCACTTTGGGCTGGTCAAGCAGGACTTGACGCCGAAACGTGCATTCTTCGCGATGAACGACATAGCCGATCTGGTGGCTCACGGCCGGTTCGTCGGGCGCATGGACGTCGGCGATCCGCAGGTTTGGGTGCTGCGATTCGAGCACGGCGGGCAAGACGTCTGGGCGATCTGGAGCGTTCATCGCGATGACGACTGGCAGATTGTCCTGGTCAACGAGGCCGAGGATCCCAAGCCGGTACGGATCACGCAGGTCGGGGTCGGATCGATCGAACGCGGTTGGGGAGCAGCGGATTGGACGAACCACTGGAAGAAGTACGTGTTCGCGCCGATCCGCGAGAACGAGATCGAACTGCAGGTACGGGAACGGCCGTGGCTGATCGCGGGCGACCTGAAGGCGGTGAAGGTCAAAGCGGTGGTGCGGCGGGAGTCCCCGGAGCGGTCGCGACCCTCGGCTCCGGAGGTTCATCTGGCCAAGGAACGGCTGCTGGTGCGGCCGGAGGCGGACGGCGGATCGTGGGTCTTTTTTGGCGGCAATGAAAACTGGACGGGCATGGGCGGCGTCCGTCACAACGCCGATGACCTGGACGCCAGGCTCCTCGTGACGTGGACGCCGGAGGCCCTGCACCTGACGGTAGTGGTGAAGGATGACGTGTTCTGTCAGGATCAGCCGCCGAGTGCGATGTGGATGGGCGACTCGCTGCAGATTGGTCTGCAGTCGTTGGAGCACGAGAACCCGATGGCCTACACCGAACTGACGGTCGGTTTGGCGGACGGTGAGGCGAAGGTGTACCGCCAGTCGGGCCAGTCGGGGCAGGCACCTGGACCGCTTGATGCCGTGGAAGTGAACGCGACTCGACAAGGCGGCGACTTGGTCTACCGGATGTGCATCCCCGTCTCGGAGGTGGATCTGCCCAGGCTCTGCGAGGGAACGGTGATCGGATTCTCGCTGCTCGTCAACGACAACGACGGCGAAGGGCGCAAGGGCTACCTGCATTGGGCCGAGGGGATCGGCCGGGGCAAGAATGTGTTGGCGTACAATTGGCTGATCATGGCGGACGATTAGCGGTCGATCCGCTTGTGGTGGCGGTCAACGCGGGGCGAGTTACTCTTGCAATCGATAGGGGCGGTCGGTAGGGTATGCCTTTGGGTTCAGGAGGCCGCCGCCGGCGGGAGTACAGGAGAATCACCATGCAGTCATCGCTGTTCAAGTACCGCCCGGGCATCCAGTCGGGCAAGATGCAAGCCCACGTCCGCTGGGACGGCAAGGCTTCGGCCACCATCTTCGACGCCGCCGATCCGACGGTGCCGCTGGACTACATGAGTTTCGGCGTCTATAGGCTCGAAGAAGGGCCGTTTGAGCTCTCCAGCGCCGATCGCGAATTCGTGTTCATGCCGGTCGAAGGCGAATATGACTTCCGCATCGCCGACCACCACTACACCGGCAGCCGCGCGGGCGGGCCCTTCGCCACGCTGCCGGAAAAATCCAACGCCTCCGCCGTGTACGTCGGGCGCGATCAGACCGCTAAGCTCAGCGGCAACGGCGTGATGATCTGGTTCGCCGCTCCGGCCAACGGCGTGAAGCCCGCCGCGTTCGTCGCTCCGGGCCAGATCGAACAGGTCAGCCGCGGCAAGGGCGTCTGGCATCGCGAGGTCATCACGCTGGCCGGCACGAGCGACCTGAGCACCAATCTGATCGCGGGCGAGACCTACAGCCCGCCGGGCCTCTGGTCGGGCACGCCGCTGCACACCCACGACAAGGACGAACCACACAAGGGCGAAGCCGACCTGGAGGAAATCTACTTCCACGTGGCCCGCAACGTCGACGGCCAGTGGGGCTCGTACGCCGTGCAATTGCTCTTCGACAGCGAGGGCATGAACCAGGCCTACCTGCTGCACAACTACGACGCGATCGCGATTCCCGGCGGGGCCCATCCGGTGGTGGCCGGTCCGACCTCCGACGTGCTCTACTTCTGGGCCCTGGCGTCGAGCAAGCCGACGGACCTGAAGATGAAGGACGTGCCGGAGTTCGGTTACCTGCACGGCGTCGCCGCGATCCTCGACGCCCTCGAACAGGAACGAGGCCGCACACCGGTCAAAGCCGAACGCCTCGCCAGGATGGCCGACGAGCAAAAGCTGGATGACAGCGGCCGCGAGATGCTGCGCCAGCACCTGATGGAACGCGGATTCAGGATCGAGTATTGAACCGGACCGGCATCACGCCGCACCACGACGGAACCGACATGGCCGAATATGGCAAGGGTGAAACGAATCGCATCGGGCTCAAGATCGTCTACTTCGGCACCGGCGAGTTCGGTCTGCCCACGCTCCAGACGCTCATCCTCAACCGCGCGCCCGTCCGGCTGGTGGTGACCGCGCCGGACCGCCCAGCCGGGCGAGGCCTCAAGATCCGGCACTCGCCGATCAAGGATCTGGCCGTCGACGCCGATATTCCCACCCTTCAGCCGGGCGATGTCAACGACCCCTACACCGTCCGCCATATCGCCGAGTACGGGGCCGACGTCGGCCTGATCATCGCCTACGGCCAGAAGATCGGCGGCGACCTGATTCGCGTCTTTTCCAAAGGCATCATCAACCTGCACGCGTCGCTGCTGCCCGCCTATCGCGGCGCCGCCCCGATCAACTGGGCGATCATCCGCGGCGAACGTTGCACCGGCGTGACGGCCATGCAGATCAACGAGCAGATTGACGCGGGCCAGATCCTCGGCCAGACCGAACTGGCCATCGGCCCGGTCGAGCGGGCCGACGAACTGCACGACCGCCTCGCCCAGACCGGACCCAAACTCATCCTCAAGGTGTTTCGCCAGATCGAAAACGCCACCGCGACGCCCAAACCGCAGGACGCCTCAAAGGTCAGCAAGGCGCCGAAGCTCAAGAAGCATTCCGGCCGGATCGACTGGCAGGCACCAGCCGACGAGATCGCCCATCGGATTCGCGGCCTGTGGCCATGGCCGACCGCCAAGGCCATGTATTGTCCGCAACAGGGCAAGCCCATCGAGGTCGCCTTTGCCCGCGCCGAAGCGGTAGGGGGAGGACAAGCCGGAGAATCCCCGGGAACCATCCTGCCCGACCTGACCGTCCAGTGCGGCTCGGGCCGGCTGGCGGTGATGGAGATCCGCCCGGCGGGCGGCAAGCTGATGAACTGGGACGCGTTCGTTAACGGCCGCCACGTGCAGCCGGGCGACCGCTTCGAAAGCGTCGAAACATCCGAAAGCGTGGACGTGCCATGAAACGCCGAGACAAGGGGGTTGGGCCTAACGACGGCGGCGACCGGCCGCGCAAACAGACGCCGGGCCAGATCCGCAAAGCGATCATGGCCGAGCCGGGCATTCCCGCCCGATTCCTGGCCCTCGAGGCGATCCAGGACACCACGCTGCATGCCCTGCCCACCGACCGGATCGGCGTGCTGGCCGAGAGCTACAAAGTCGCCGGCCGCGAACGCCGGCTGGCTCACGAAATCCTGGCCGGGTCGATCAAACGCCGGGCCTCGCTCGATCTGCTGATCGAGCGGATCGGCAAGTGCCGCTGCAAGTCGATCGAACCGCGGCTGCTCAATATCCTGCGGCAGGGGGCCTATCAACTGGTCTTCCTCGAACACGTGCCGGTCTTCGCCGCGGTCGATCTGAGCGGCAAGCTGGCCCGTCTCTACGGTGGCGAGCGCCAGGTGGCGTTCGTCAACGCCGTGCTGCGCAACATTCAGCGGGCGACGGTCGACCGGGACGCCGTCCTTGCTCCCGGCGACGAGGAGTTCATCCTGCCCAAGACGATCGCCCGCGGCGTGCGATTCAACCGGCGGATTCTGCCGCCGGTCGCCGAGGCGGCTGAGCATCTGGCCGCCGCCTATTCGCTTCCGCGGTTTCTGGTCAAACGCTGGCTGACGCGGTTCGATTTCGATCGCACGCGGCAGATCGCCGCCGCCGCCAACGCCCGCCCGATCACGGTGGCCCGGCCCAACTTCCTTAAACTCGGTTCGCCCCATCAGCCGACCGAAGCCGGACAGAAACTGGCCCGCCGTCTCGCCGACGAGGGCTGCCAGGTGCACCTGACCGGCGACCGCGGGGCGGTCGAGATCGTCGAAGGCCCGCCGCTCGCCGAACTTCCAGCCTTCGCCGAAGGGCTCTTCCAGATCCAGGACACCACCGCCCAGGAGATCGCCTGGCGGCTCGAGCCGAAACCGGACGAGACCATTCTCGACCTCTGCGCCGGCCTGGGCACCAAGACCACGCAACTGGCGGAACTGACCGGCGACCGGGCCGCCATCGTGGCCACCGACCGCACCGGCGGCAAGCTCGACAAGCTCAAGCTCAACGCCTCACGGTTGGGCATCAACTCGATCGGCGTCGAGCCGATTGAGCGGATCCTCTCGGTCGAGTACGACGGCCGGTTCGACGCCGTGCTGGTGGACGTGCCGTGCTCCAACACCGGCGTGCTCTCATGCCGGCCCGAAGTCCGCTGGCGCCTCAAGGAAACCGACATCGCCGTTCTGGCCCAGGTGGCCGGCGAACTGCTGGCCACCGCTTTGCGCCTCGTCAAACCCAGCGGGCGGATCGGCTACAGCACCTGTTCGATCGAACTCGAAGAGAACGCCCGCGCCGTGCAGCGGTTTCTCAATGCGGCCAAGGGCTGGCGACTGGCGGCCGACGACGAGCGTCTGCCCCAAGCCGACCCGCAGTCCGGCCGGGCGATCCACGATGGCGGCTACTGGGCGATCCTCCGACGCGACGCGTAGCTCGGCGGATCGTCAACCTTTGCCTTTCCCAACGGCCCTGACGGCCATAGAATAAGCGGTACAGACGGATCTGGCGAATCTGGCGGATAGATGGAGACGGCCGATGAAACGCATTGCGATGGCGGCGGCGATGGCGGTTCTGGTTGGCGTTTGCGGAGCGGCGTTCGGACAGGAAGCCCAACCGGCCGCGCCTCCGCAGGAAAAAACCGTGCTCGACGTGATCGAGCCGACCCAGGGACGTCCCGTGATCGTCCTGCCGGAACAGAACTTCCACTTCATGTTCTGGATGGAGGACGTCGAACTCCAGAAGCTTGAGGCCTCGCTGGTCCACTCGCTCTCGCCCTCCGAGCGGGTGCCGCTGACCGCGCCGGTCCCGCCGTTCCGCATCCAGAACGCCTATTGGGCGATGATCCTCAAGCCGCCGGCCCTGGCCAAACCCGGCGTCTACGACCTGTACATCGACATGGGCCAGTACTATCAGCGGATCCCGCGGGCGGTCAAGATCGTCGCGCAGTTCAAAGATCGTTTTCGTTTCGTGCACCTGTCGAATATGAACGTCGGCGAGCCGACGGCCCCGGATTTCGACTCCCGGCTCGTCGATGAAATCAACCTGCTGAACCCCGAGTTCATCGTCGCCACCGGCGACTACCTCGATCAGCCCGGCCGCAACTCGCCCGACGACTGGCGGCGGATCATGGATTTCTTCGCCCGCTTCGACGCCCCGGCCTACCTGCTGTGCGGCGATATGGAAGACCCAGCCGTCTTCCAGAAGGCCGTCGACTCCAGCCCCATCGGCAGCTTCGACTACGGCGGCTGCCACTTCGTCCTGACCCTCGACACCCAGACCCATCCGATCGATCAGCACCAGACCAACGTCGAAGCCGTCCTGGAAAACCTCAAAGAGGCGAGGAACGCGAAGATGTCGGTTCTGGTCGGCCGCAGCGACGGCTTGCGAATCCTCGACGGCCTGCGGGCCATCGGGCGCGATCCGGTCGAGGTCTTCGCCCAGTACAAGGTCCGCATGATGATCTGCGGCGGCAGCACCGACTGGGACTTCCTCGAGAACGCTGATAAACTGGAGACCATCAAAGCTGCCGGCGTCCAATACGTCCGCACCGGCCAATCCAGCACGTCCATGAAAAATGGCGGCAGCGGGGTCAGCCGCTACCGCGTCTTTGAGGTCAACGGCCAGGAGATCGACTGCGCCTATCGGCCGCTCTCGCCCGATCGCGAGGCCCAACATTCCATTCCCGCCGGGCGGCTTCGCGTCTTTGACCACGGCCGCAACGACGGCAGCGCCGCCACCGAACACGTCTCGGTCGTCAACACGCTCAACCAGTCGTTCGGCGACTGCCGCGTGGTCATGCGGATCAAGGGCGATGACCCGCAGGCGGTGAAGGTGGCCAACTGCCGCTTGGAGGAAGTGCTCCGCGGGCCGGGGCATCTGGTGGTGCTGGCCACGGTCGACGTGCCCGAACGGGCCTCGGTCCAGGTCGCCGCCACGACCGACCCTCAGGTCGAGCAGTCGCTGGCCAAACTGCCGGTCGAGTTCGCCTTCGGCGGCGATCGAACGCTCAAGTTCCGCCAGGGCCGCAGTCCCGATGGGATGGTCTACTACGAGCAGCCGGGCCCGATCCCGCTGACCGTCAAGAACCTCAGCGACCAGCAAACCACCGTCAGTTTACAGGTCCGCCTTGGCGGAGAGGCCCTGGTGCTCTCGCAGACCGGCAGCACCCAGCCGGGCGACGCATCGGCCCAGGCTGCGGCGCTGACCACCACCGAGACCCTCTCGCTGGCCCCGAACGCGACGGCCTCCGTCTCCATCCACCCGGTCCTGCGGAACCTGACGCCGGGCCAGGCCTACCTGGCCGTCTATTGCCTCAACGATCCGCTTCAGCGGGTCTCGATCGAAAGGGTCAACGTGACCCTGGCGCCGCAGTAGCGAGGTCGCCATGACTCCGGACGCCGACAACAGCGGATCGAAGATCAAAGCGGGCAAGCTTCCGCCCGAAATGCTCGAAGACATGCTAAGCCGATTCAAACCGGACCCAGCCCACGTGGTGGTCGGACCGGGCGTCGGACTGGACGCCGCCGTGATCCGCACGCCGTTGCCGCTGATGGCGGTCACCAGCGATCCGATCACCCTCGCCGCCGACCTGATCGCCTACTACTGCGTGCACGTGAACGCCAATGACCTGGCCGCGATGGGGGCCGATCCGCAGTTCATGGTCGCCGTCTGCCTGCTGCCGGTCGGCCAGGCCGATCGGGTTCAGTCCATCGCAAGCGATCTGGCCCGCTACGCCGGCCAACTCAACATCAACGTGATCGGCGGACACACGGAACTCACCGCCGCCGTCAACAGCCCCGTCATGGTCGCCACCATGCTCGGCCGCGTCGTCACCGATCAGCCCATCGGCGCGGCTGGAGCCCAAGCCGGTGACGTCGTGATCATGACCGGCCAAGCCGCCCTCGAAGCCACCGCCATCGCCGCCCGCGAAAAGCCCCATTGCCTGCGGGCCGCGGGCCTCGCCGACTCGCTGATCGAAACCGCCCAGAACCTGCTCTTCGACCCGGGCATCAGCGTCCTGCCCCAAGCGAGGATCGCCATCCGCAGCGGCTGTTCCGCCATGCACGACGCGACCGAAGGCGGCATGGTCTCCGCCGTCTGGGAAATGGCCCGGGCCGCCGAGGTCCGCATCCGGCTGCACCGGGACCAGATTCCCGTCAGCGACCTGACCCGCCGGGTCTGCGCCGTCTGGGACATCGATCCGCTGGCCGCGATCTCGTCAGGCTCGCTGTTGATCGCCATACCGGCGGCAAAGGCCGATCCGCTGATCGAAGACCTCCGCCGCAGCGGCATTGCCGCCGCCGTCATCGGCCATGTGATCGAAGGAAACGCGGGAGTTGAGGATGCCCGGACCGCCCAGCCGATCCACCCCGTCCAGGACCAGATCGCCAGGATCTATGGGCCGTAGCGAGCCGCATCGGCCTCAATCGTAGGTGCGACCGCTGGTTCCCTTGCCCCGGTTGCGCCTGGCCCGCGCCATGAGTTTCACTCCCCACGCCGTCGGATGCTTGCCGTTGACGCATCCAAGGCACAGCGTCTCGCCCTTGCAGCCGATGCACGAGGCGACGTCGTTTACCGACAG from Phycisphaerae bacterium includes these protein-coding regions:
- a CDS encoding 5-deoxy-glucuronate isomerase produces the protein MQSSLFKYRPGIQSGKMQAHVRWDGKASATIFDAADPTVPLDYMSFGVYRLEEGPFELSSADREFVFMPVEGEYDFRIADHHYTGSRAGGPFATLPEKSNASAVYVGRDQTAKLSGNGVMIWFAAPANGVKPAAFVAPGQIEQVSRGKGVWHREVITLAGTSDLSTNLIAGETYSPPGLWSGTPLHTHDKDEPHKGEADLEEIYFHVARNVDGQWGSYAVQLLFDSEGMNQAYLLHNYDAIAIPGGAHPVVAGPTSDVLYFWALASSKPTDLKMKDVPEFGYLHGVAAILDALEQERGRTPVKAERLARMADEQKLDDSGREMLRQHLMERGFRIEY
- a CDS encoding methionyl-tRNA formyltransferase, which encodes MNRTGITPHHDGTDMAEYGKGETNRIGLKIVYFGTGEFGLPTLQTLILNRAPVRLVVTAPDRPAGRGLKIRHSPIKDLAVDADIPTLQPGDVNDPYTVRHIAEYGADVGLIIAYGQKIGGDLIRVFSKGIINLHASLLPAYRGAAPINWAIIRGERCTGVTAMQINEQIDAGQILGQTELAIGPVERADELHDRLAQTGPKLILKVFRQIENATATPKPQDASKVSKAPKLKKHSGRIDWQAPADEIAHRIRGLWPWPTAKAMYCPQQGKPIEVAFARAEAVGGGQAGESPGTILPDLTVQCGSGRLAVMEIRPAGGKLMNWDAFVNGRHVQPGDRFESVETSESVDVP
- a CDS encoding methyltransferase domain-containing protein, which produces MKRRDKGVGPNDGGDRPRKQTPGQIRKAIMAEPGIPARFLALEAIQDTTLHALPTDRIGVLAESYKVAGRERRLAHEILAGSIKRRASLDLLIERIGKCRCKSIEPRLLNILRQGAYQLVFLEHVPVFAAVDLSGKLARLYGGERQVAFVNAVLRNIQRATVDRDAVLAPGDEEFILPKTIARGVRFNRRILPPVAEAAEHLAAAYSLPRFLVKRWLTRFDFDRTRQIAAAANARPITVARPNFLKLGSPHQPTEAGQKLARRLADEGCQVHLTGDRGAVEIVEGPPLAELPAFAEGLFQIQDTTAQEIAWRLEPKPDETILDLCAGLGTKTTQLAELTGDRAAIVATDRTGGKLDKLKLNASRLGINSIGVEPIERILSVEYDGRFDAVLVDVPCSNTGVLSCRPEVRWRLKETDIAVLAQVAGELLATALRLVKPSGRIGYSTCSIELEENARAVQRFLNAAKGWRLAADDERLPQADPQSGRAIHDGGYWAILRRDA